In one Nitrososphaera viennensis EN76 genomic region, the following are encoded:
- a CDS encoding sialidase family protein, with the protein MAYGVYRMQAAAEGDNLYVLWEHETGYYNGQGDHNVFFKHSTDGGKTFGEVTSLYHSGPLCTAYPHMAVEGSNVYVMWGDGGDILFKASNDNGTSFGETITLGEGFLGNIGSAGPFVDGGRILASSDRVYVVWNDAQGEIIFRKSDDDGRSFGPPINVSKSDAQSVNPRIAASGNNIYVVWSEDARCEFMIEPTCSTKALFAKGYDPDGSLDEPVPVDKLAYSSFGEPMLLDKLTGDELSMPGFPSVAADGSNVYLLWKEKDNNLYFSSGNDRGQTFSSKVNLSKDYAEGMGAISIPSLWTRDGDVYVLLQAPGENGYLLLKSTDGGRNFERVTQPMPGEFKSEQSSNRQMIITEDGKAYLLWSIFSETERRVSFAAGYEDRSSVENQTDLVEKEYVPEIPPPSNVLLVASHDNVYALWLEAINATVSSQEQRIIMRASTDGGKTFGSATILEDVTTVPEFGTTAAIVAAALATGGIVAAARFTRYKRTNPR; encoded by the coding sequence ATGGCTTACGGTGTGTACAGAATGCAGGCAGCGGCAGAAGGCGACAACCTGTACGTCTTGTGGGAGCATGAAACAGGCTATTACAATGGACAGGGAGACCACAACGTTTTCTTCAAGCACAGCACCGATGGCGGCAAGACGTTTGGCGAGGTCACAAGCCTCTACCATTCAGGTCCCTTATGCACAGCATATCCACACATGGCCGTCGAAGGGAGCAACGTCTATGTCATGTGGGGAGACGGAGGAGACATACTCTTCAAGGCAAGCAATGACAACGGCACAAGTTTTGGCGAAACCATTACGCTTGGAGAAGGATTCTTGGGCAATATCGGGTCAGCCGGGCCTTTTGTAGATGGAGGGCGGATTCTTGCCAGCAGCGATAGAGTATACGTAGTGTGGAATGACGCTCAGGGCGAGATTATCTTCAGGAAAAGCGACGATGATGGCAGGAGCTTTGGCCCACCTATCAATGTGAGCAAAAGCGATGCTCAATCCGTTAATCCGAGGATTGCAGCGTCAGGCAATAACATCTATGTTGTATGGTCAGAGGATGCAAGGTGCGAATTTATGATTGAGCCGACCTGCTCAACCAAGGCGTTATTTGCAAAAGGTTACGACCCAGACGGAAGCTTGGACGAGCCGGTGCCAGTTGACAAGCTGGCTTACAGCAGCTTTGGCGAACCAATGCTGCTGGACAAGCTGACAGGTGACGAGCTGTCCATGCCGGGATTCCCAAGCGTCGCAGCTGACGGAAGCAACGTTTACCTCCTGTGGAAGGAAAAAGACAACAATCTTTACTTTTCCTCAGGCAATGACCGCGGCCAGACATTCAGCAGCAAAGTAAACCTGTCAAAAGATTATGCAGAAGGAATGGGGGCCATTTCCATCCCGTCTTTATGGACTCGTGATGGAGACGTGTACGTCCTGTTGCAGGCGCCGGGAGAAAACGGCTATCTTTTGTTGAAAAGCACGGATGGCGGTAGGAACTTTGAGAGGGTGACGCAGCCTATGCCCGGGGAATTCAAGTCGGAGCAGAGTAGCAACAGGCAGATGATCATCACTGAAGATGGCAAGGCATATCTGTTATGGTCTATCTTTTCAGAGACAGAAAGAAGGGTATCGTTTGCAGCAGGTTATGAAGATAGATCGAGCGTCGAAAATCAGACTGATCTGGTAGAAAAAGAGTATGTACCAGAAATTCCTCCACCATCTAACGTGCTGTTGGTGGCGTCACATGATAACGTCTATGCATTGTGGCTTGAAGCCATTAATGCGACAGTGTCATCCCAAGAACAGCGCATAATTATGAGAGCAAGCACAGACGGCGGCAAGACGTTTGGCAGCGCCACAATACTCGAAGACGTTACAACGGTGCCTGAATTTGGGACGACGGCTGCAATCGTCGCAGCAGCGCTGGCCACAGGAGGGATTGTGGCCGCTGCACGGTTTACGAGATATAAAAGAACCAACCCTCGATAA
- a CDS encoding class I SAM-dependent methyltransferase: MPFVTDDLRKAMASFAQFQRNAASPHHARYSFPFFAGTYFSYRKVDVLRVVAIARAVNDNNPSYLDVGCGYGDFLKRIREYLPGAEGLEKDAGIFYGLGIAKPDYIRIADAHWIDRKYDVIFVGWMEPGQDFRDPVARSTDVIVTTLDQGISLAAEFDGHGFERVAWWRTPSWEDVNIEIMNRHYTKMPEEKRAQLARMRGAHNLWYVYARPNMAARVKKALEKQAAAEPSIKERYDFESVLDECGFGYMQQLENPAVQDPLWQVRFG; this comes from the coding sequence ATGCCGTTTGTCACTGACGACCTGCGAAAGGCGATGGCGTCGTTTGCGCAGTTCCAGAGAAACGCCGCGTCGCCGCACCACGCGCGATACAGCTTTCCGTTCTTTGCCGGCACCTACTTTTCCTATCGCAAGGTCGACGTGCTGCGCGTCGTTGCGATAGCAAGGGCAGTTAACGATAACAATCCAAGCTACCTTGACGTTGGCTGCGGCTATGGAGACTTTTTGAAAAGAATAAGGGAGTATTTGCCGGGCGCAGAGGGGCTTGAAAAGGACGCCGGCATATTCTACGGCCTCGGCATCGCAAAACCTGACTATATCAGGATAGCCGACGCGCACTGGATCGACAGGAAATACGACGTTATCTTTGTAGGATGGATGGAGCCGGGGCAGGACTTTCGCGACCCCGTTGCCAGGAGCACTGACGTCATTGTCACGACGCTTGACCAGGGCATCAGCCTTGCAGCCGAGTTTGATGGCCACGGCTTTGAGCGCGTCGCGTGGTGGCGTACGCCTTCGTGGGAGGACGTCAATATCGAGATCATGAACCGCCATTACACAAAGATGCCAGAGGAAAAACGCGCGCAGCTGGCAAGGATGCGCGGCGCGCACAACCTCTGGTACGTCTATGCCAGGCCAAACATGGCTGCTAGGGTAAAGAAGGCTCTGGAAAAGCAGGCGGCGGCCGAGCCCTCAATCAAGGAAAGATACGACTTTGAATCCGTGCTGGACGAGTGCGGGTTTGGGTACATGCAACAGCTGGAAAATCCTGCCGTGCAGGATCCGCTATGGCAGGTGCGCTTTGGCTAG
- a CDS encoding 4Fe-4S dicluster domain-containing protein has protein sequence MPIAILPDVDEQRCIGCALCVEICTALGPDVLRVKPVEGWKRGKAFVFYPERCISDGACVGVCPTHAIFWMRPMEYTPGQPVPLHKNGVFSKGWEEG, from the coding sequence ATGCCAATTGCTATACTTCCAGACGTCGATGAGCAAAGATGCATCGGCTGCGCGCTCTGCGTAGAAATCTGCACCGCTCTCGGTCCAGATGTACTCAGGGTCAAGCCGGTGGAAGGATGGAAGAGGGGTAAGGCATTTGTCTTCTATCCAGAGAGATGCATCTCCGACGGAGCATGCGTCGGTGTGTGCCCAACACACGCTATATTCTGGATGAGGCCGATGGAATACACCCCAGGACAGCCAGTCCCGCTGCACAAGAACGGTGTGTTCAGCAAGGGCTGGGAAGAAGGTTAA
- a CDS encoding endonuclease V encodes MTGYRLPSTPAAAVRQQKEIAKKVVARDDHGDIKLVCGVDVSYRAGVAHCSAVVMDTDLNIVEQASTKSEIRHPYIPGLFMLREAGPILRTLKRLDRYDLVMVDGHGLLHPRRCGLACYIGVAKDKPAIGAAKSLLCGSVRNDNYIELGGETLGYTIAAEGRKKKNLYVSVGHRMSLESAVSLVRSMTKKGEWLPEPLRLADTFSRR; translated from the coding sequence TTGACAGGCTATAGACTGCCGTCCACACCGGCTGCCGCAGTCCGGCAGCAAAAAGAGATCGCAAAAAAGGTCGTTGCAAGAGACGATCATGGGGACATAAAGCTTGTGTGCGGAGTCGACGTCTCGTACCGCGCAGGCGTGGCGCACTGCTCTGCCGTTGTCATGGATACCGACCTGAATATAGTGGAGCAGGCAAGCACGAAAAGCGAGATCAGGCACCCGTACATCCCCGGCCTTTTCATGCTGCGGGAGGCTGGCCCCATCCTGCGCACGCTAAAACGCCTGGACCGCTACGACCTTGTCATGGTGGACGGCCACGGGCTGCTGCACCCTCGCAGGTGCGGCCTTGCATGCTACATCGGCGTTGCCAAGGACAAGCCGGCGATAGGTGCTGCAAAGAGCCTGCTATGCGGAAGCGTGAGGAATGACAATTACATCGAGCTTGGCGGCGAGACCCTTGGCTACACGATAGCGGCAGAGGGTCGCAAGAAGAAGAACTTGTACGTGAGCGTAGGCCACAGGATGTCGCTTGAATCTGCTGTTTCCCTCGTCAGAAGCATGACAAAGAAAGGAGAGTGGCTGCCAGAGCCTCTCCGGCTGGCAGACACGTTTTCTAGGCGTTGA
- the tgtA gene encoding tRNA guanosine(15) transglycosylase TgtA codes for MAFEVRYTDLAARIGRLSTPHGEVETPAFVPVVHPVRQTISPQFLKEKMGFTLVITNAYITLKHYGDEARKRGIHDIIGFDGSVMTDSGGYQVLEYGSVEVEPAAMAQFEKDIKSDIPIPLDKPTGYGLPYGQAKEYVRITLENCKQTLEVVGNDTDAVWVGPVQGAEHFDLVEHSAQALDGMGFQFMALGSPVELMEAYEFATLARMIARAKKVIPAKPVHLFGAGHPLTIPLAIALGCDTFDSASYMLYAKDGRYMHANGTARIEELAYLPCQCPICSSYTLKELRDVPRDQRMIEVAKHNLHVLKAEVDMTKQAIMDGRLWEYVMQKARAHPKLMEAVQLFGDSEFDFVAGGTPLFKEKAIFFFDPVDQHRPEARRFRQAVSQFTTAKKKLVVFPEGEVHPFYATRGFKALAKKFPDAQIATYNPYLGIIPAEISDVFPASHNLTPRAERRTSDYQPFVESLQKFAARFDEVIIVADGFMKQAVEEARLKARVEDYSDHVIDRL; via the coding sequence GTGGCGTTTGAGGTCCGCTACACGGATCTTGCGGCCCGAATAGGCAGGCTCTCGACGCCCCACGGGGAAGTGGAGACGCCGGCTTTTGTGCCGGTGGTACACCCGGTCAGGCAGACAATAAGCCCGCAATTCCTCAAGGAAAAGATGGGCTTTACGCTCGTGATCACAAACGCATACATCACGCTAAAGCACTACGGCGACGAGGCAAGAAAGCGTGGCATACACGACATCATCGGCTTTGACGGCTCGGTGATGACCGACTCGGGCGGCTACCAGGTGCTGGAGTACGGGTCGGTCGAGGTGGAGCCGGCAGCAATGGCACAGTTTGAAAAAGACATCAAGAGCGACATCCCGATACCGCTTGACAAGCCCACCGGCTACGGCCTCCCGTACGGGCAGGCCAAAGAGTACGTCAGGATTACGCTTGAAAACTGCAAGCAGACGCTAGAGGTAGTCGGCAACGACACGGACGCGGTGTGGGTCGGGCCGGTGCAGGGCGCCGAGCATTTCGACCTTGTCGAGCATTCGGCGCAAGCCCTTGACGGCATGGGCTTTCAGTTCATGGCTCTAGGAAGCCCGGTCGAGCTGATGGAGGCGTACGAGTTTGCGACCCTGGCGCGCATGATAGCGCGCGCAAAAAAGGTTATACCGGCAAAACCGGTGCACCTCTTTGGCGCAGGCCACCCGCTCACCATCCCGCTTGCTATTGCGCTTGGCTGCGACACGTTTGACTCGGCGTCGTACATGCTGTACGCCAAGGACGGCAGGTACATGCATGCAAACGGCACGGCGCGAATCGAAGAGCTGGCATACCTGCCGTGCCAGTGCCCCATCTGTTCATCGTACACCCTCAAGGAGCTGCGCGACGTGCCAAGGGACCAGCGCATGATAGAGGTCGCCAAGCACAACCTGCACGTGCTGAAAGCAGAGGTGGACATGACAAAGCAGGCCATAATGGACGGCCGGCTGTGGGAGTACGTGATGCAAAAGGCAAGGGCGCACCCCAAGCTGATGGAGGCGGTGCAGCTGTTTGGAGACAGCGAGTTTGACTTTGTCGCAGGAGGCACGCCGCTTTTCAAAGAAAAGGCGATCTTTTTCTTTGATCCTGTAGACCAGCACAGGCCGGAGGCAAGGCGCTTCAGGCAGGCCGTCTCGCAATTTACGACGGCCAAGAAAAAGCTCGTCGTGTTTCCTGAAGGCGAGGTCCACCCCTTTTACGCGACGAGGGGCTTCAAGGCGCTCGCCAAAAAGTTCCCTGACGCGCAGATTGCTACGTACAACCCGTACCTCGGCATAATCCCGGCAGAAATATCCGACGTGTTTCCCGCATCTCACAACCTGACGCCAAGGGCGGAGAGGCGCACAAGCGACTACCAGCCGTTTGTAGAATCGCTTCAGAAATTTGCAGCCAGGTTTGACGAAGTGATAATCGTCGCCGACGGGTTCATGAAGCAGGCGGTAGAAGAGGCAAGGCTAAAGGCCCGCGTGGAGGATTATTCAGATCACGTGATTGACAGGCTATAG
- a CDS encoding Lsm family RNA-binding protein, producing MAAVVTRKFGEETLQFIGKKVAVETSDSKVYNGTLAGVDDKLDIVLDNVEGHGILKVILNGAFVKEIRLMEKPFDFKALAERLERAFPGLVKIREDVGAIIVMDKIKVTQSGVEEGTGLSADRVRSIFDAFMKETKKQSGV from the coding sequence ATGGCAGCTGTTGTTACAAGAAAATTTGGCGAAGAGACTCTTCAATTCATCGGCAAAAAGGTGGCGGTAGAGACTTCTGATAGCAAGGTTTACAACGGGACGCTTGCCGGCGTCGACGACAAGCTCGACATCGTGCTTGACAACGTCGAGGGCCACGGCATACTGAAGGTGATCCTGAACGGCGCGTTTGTCAAGGAAATCCGCCTTATGGAAAAGCCGTTTGACTTCAAGGCGCTTGCAGAGAGGCTGGAAAGGGCGTTTCCCGGCCTTGTCAAGATCCGCGAGGACGTCGGCGCCATCATCGTCATGGACAAGATAAAGGTGACGCAGTCCGGGGTGGAGGAAGGAACGGGCCTTTCTGCCGACAGGGTCAGGTCCATCTTTGACGCCTTTATGAAGGAGACAAAGAAGCAGAGTGGCGTTTGA
- a CDS encoding HEPN domain-containing protein, translating to MYLEVESVGQNKARKKAILEARRNINILKIVYDIHGTLFDLHAESPFDYIYHMDKSKSTGGGYRNHGKETIFVRRDFLDQMVSDITSMRINKHPSDLEKRLLNAVDIFGLVDDATPLHIRFLLCIIALEGMLLAEGEKDYLGWKLSEKVAFLLGDTPAWIVTFYRIPPEDVRTTLTDDYINKKRSSARSALDRQMKKFYGKRSGFAHGGLEADKSKKISSDDYNMISSILRWTIEKLIELHKSGINHIATKDKEKISEDASSLDAYIEKLRYS from the coding sequence ATGTATCTTGAAGTTGAATCTGTTGGTCAGAATAAAGCTAGGAAGAAGGCGATACTTGAAGCAAGAAGAAATATCAACATCCTGAAGATAGTGTATGATATTCACGGCACTCTTTTCGATCTTCATGCAGAATCCCCTTTTGATTACATATACCATATGGACAAAAGCAAATCGACCGGCGGGGGTTACAGAAACCATGGCAAAGAGACTATTTTTGTTAGAAGGGACTTCCTAGATCAGATGGTCAGTGACATTACAAGTATGAGAATCAATAAACACCCATCCGATTTAGAGAAGAGACTGCTAAATGCTGTGGATATATTTGGATTGGTTGATGATGCAACCCCTCTACACATCAGATTTCTGCTTTGTATAATTGCTTTAGAGGGCATGCTCTTAGCAGAAGGTGAAAAAGACTATCTCGGATGGAAACTATCAGAGAAGGTTGCCTTCCTACTGGGAGATACACCTGCGTGGATTGTTACCTTCTATAGGATTCCGCCTGAAGATGTGAGAACGACCTTGACAGATGATTATATAAACAAAAAAAGATCCTCCGCTAGAAGTGCGCTCGATAGACAGATGAAAAAGTTCTACGGTAAAAGGTCCGGGTTCGCCCATGGCGGCCTTGAGGCGGATAAAAGCAAGAAAATAAGCAGCGACGATTACAATATGATTTCATCAATACTAAGATGGACAATCGAAAAACTGATTGAATTGCATAAAAGCGGCATCAACCATATTGCAACTAAAGATAAAGAAAAGATAAGCGAAGATGCTTCATCGTTGGATGCATATATCGAGAAGTTAAGATACTCTTAG
- a CDS encoding adenylate kinase family protein: protein MKTVRLVITGNPGVGKHTSAQLVARELKAEIIDINKVALDNGAVLEKTGKGIEVDTKKASKLVANILNKKKKGSFVIVGHLAPYVMKKSAGIDMAAVLRRSPRKLEETLLERKYIREKVNENVSAEILGISLYDSIKAFGKRKVAEFDTTGKTPEQTAEEIIATVQKERPRRSGSVDWLAVISEEEVQRYFSY, encoded by the coding sequence TTGAAAACAGTCAGGCTGGTTATCACGGGAAACCCGGGCGTGGGTAAGCACACGAGCGCGCAGCTTGTTGCAAGAGAGCTGAAGGCAGAGATAATCGACATCAACAAGGTCGCGCTGGACAACGGCGCTGTGCTGGAAAAGACGGGCAAGGGGATCGAAGTCGACACGAAAAAGGCCAGCAAGCTAGTTGCAAATATACTAAATAAAAAGAAGAAAGGCAGTTTCGTGATAGTCGGCCATCTTGCTCCATATGTCATGAAAAAATCGGCCGGCATTGACATGGCCGCCGTGCTGCGCAGGTCGCCTAGAAAGCTTGAAGAGACGCTGCTTGAGCGCAAGTACATCCGGGAAAAAGTCAATGAAAACGTCTCGGCCGAGATACTCGGCATCTCACTCTACGATTCGATAAAGGCGTTTGGCAAGCGCAAGGTGGCCGAGTTTGACACTACTGGAAAAACACCAGAGCAGACCGCGGAGGAGATAATCGCCACCGTGCAAAAGGAAAGGCCCCGGCGCTCCGGCTCGGTCGACTGGCTTGCAGTGATATCGGAGGAAGAGGTGCAGCGCTACTTTTCGTACTAA
- a CDS encoding zinc ribbon domain-containing protein: protein MTKVFNGRSATDEYMSTHSLTFSTPEMTLKKFALWLGEQVNAPGKGQVPRLMLYVEEKGEKSNSEFAPDTNDSFKPTGAVADMYGDVQAAAAPTEQMTPPRLTPINRETLEPESSKFCVSCGQKLKANAKFCTKCGSAQ from the coding sequence ATGACCAAGGTCTTCAATGGCAGGTCTGCAACCGACGAGTACATGTCCACGCACTCGCTCACCTTTTCCACGCCCGAGATGACACTGAAAAAATTTGCGCTGTGGCTCGGCGAGCAGGTGAACGCACCGGGCAAGGGACAGGTGCCACGCCTCATGCTCTACGTCGAGGAAAAAGGCGAGAAAAGCAACTCCGAGTTTGCGCCGGACACGAATGACTCGTTCAAGCCTACAGGAGCCGTTGCGGACATGTACGGCGACGTACAGGCAGCGGCAGCTCCCACCGAGCAGATGACCCCGCCGCGGCTTACGCCAATAAACCGCGAAACGCTCGAGCCAGAGAGCAGCAAGTTCTGCGTCAGCTGCGGGCAAAAGCTCAAGGCAAATGCCAAGTTCTGCACGAAATGCGGAAGCGCTCAATGA
- a CDS encoding zinc ribbon domain-containing protein, producing the protein MSFGVDTLGGLSEKLKQLSNDTQSMYEAFIDATQLYKQGKMGEKEYFARIGDYLVATSAMNFLAIRVIFEIKGAMDKGTSVKNPTGGVATAAPPQQAGFGIGGFVNAGGSVGPSAGYTLPSPQAEPTFKPVDIELPRPKASGGSNTKSCVFCGASIPQHAKFCSKCGKSQ; encoded by the coding sequence ATGTCTTTTGGCGTCGACACGCTTGGCGGCCTGTCCGAGAAGCTAAAGCAGCTGTCAAACGACACGCAGAGCATGTACGAGGCATTCATTGACGCCACGCAGCTGTACAAGCAGGGCAAGATGGGCGAAAAAGAGTATTTCGCAAGGATAGGCGACTACCTCGTCGCCACGTCTGCGATGAACTTTCTTGCCATCCGCGTCATATTTGAGATCAAGGGCGCGATGGACAAGGGCACGTCGGTAAAGAACCCCACGGGAGGAGTGGCAACCGCCGCGCCACCGCAGCAGGCAGGCTTTGGCATCGGCGGCTTTGTGAACGCAGGAGGTTCTGTAGGACCGTCTGCGGGGTATACGCTTCCGTCGCCCCAAGCTGAGCCGACTTTCAAGCCAGTGGACATCGAGCTACCAAGGCCCAAGGCAAGTGGCGGCAGCAATACAAAGAGCTGCGTTTTCTGCGGGGCGTCCATACCGCAGCATGCCAAGTTCTGCAGCAAGTGCGGCAAGTCGCAATGA
- a CDS encoding DEAD/DEAH box helicase yields the protein MTKTFAELGLSAELNKALSENGFEAPFPIQEAAIPLVLQGKDVIGQAHTGTGKTAAFGLPILARVSNEGPVQALVLVPTRELAVQVTTEISRLAKYTGIRTVAIYGGQSINIQNEKLQRGVQIVVATPGRLIDHIKQGSIILDDVKFVVMDEADRMLDMGFIDDIKFILFYVNEDRQTCLFSATMPPEILRLAEEYMKEIEHVRLNEEEVTLDTIEQSYLVVEEREKFRHLCDFIRKNRDAKAQTIVFAATKQRADRVAHQLKRDGFSAIAIHGDLTQRQRDQAMFKFRKGTEDILVATDIAARGIDVPAVGNVINYDIPDDPNVYFHRIGRTARAGAEGKAISLVSAERIADMERILAQTTLPIRKLNDEMGIAVPVAQPRSYGGGGYRNRQSYGGGYGSRGYGGGGGYGGGGYGGNRGYGGGGRGGGYGGGRRGGYGGQRRGGYGGGRRGGYGRSNYGGY from the coding sequence ATGACGAAGACGTTCGCAGAATTGGGTCTGAGCGCGGAATTAAACAAGGCGCTCAGCGAGAATGGATTTGAGGCGCCGTTTCCTATACAGGAGGCAGCTATACCCCTTGTTTTGCAGGGTAAGGATGTCATAGGGCAGGCGCACACAGGAACCGGCAAGACGGCAGCATTTGGACTGCCCATACTGGCCCGCGTCAGCAACGAGGGCCCCGTCCAGGCGCTGGTGCTTGTGCCGACAAGAGAGTTGGCGGTGCAGGTAACTACAGAAATAAGCCGGTTGGCCAAGTACACGGGAATAAGGACCGTAGCCATCTACGGCGGACAGAGCATAAACATCCAGAACGAGAAATTGCAGAGGGGCGTGCAGATAGTAGTGGCAACGCCCGGCAGGCTTATCGACCACATAAAGCAGGGCTCGATAATCCTTGACGACGTCAAGTTTGTCGTTATGGACGAGGCTGACAGGATGCTTGACATGGGATTCATCGACGACATCAAGTTCATCCTGTTCTACGTCAACGAGGACAGGCAGACCTGCTTGTTCTCGGCGACGATGCCGCCAGAGATCCTCAGGCTGGCAGAGGAGTACATGAAGGAGATAGAGCACGTGAGGCTCAACGAGGAGGAAGTGACGCTGGACACGATAGAGCAGTCGTACCTGGTGGTGGAGGAGCGTGAAAAGTTCAGGCACCTATGCGACTTTATCAGGAAGAACAGGGACGCCAAGGCGCAGACGATCGTGTTTGCCGCGACAAAGCAGCGCGCTGACAGGGTTGCGCACCAGCTAAAGAGGGACGGCTTTTCAGCGATAGCCATCCACGGCGACCTCACGCAGAGGCAGCGCGACCAGGCGATGTTCAAGTTCCGCAAGGGCACCGAGGACATCCTTGTCGCGACCGACATTGCCGCAAGGGGAATCGACGTGCCGGCGGTAGGAAACGTCATCAACTACGACATCCCTGACGACCCCAACGTGTACTTCCACAGGATCGGAAGGACGGCAAGGGCGGGCGCAGAGGGCAAGGCCATCTCGCTCGTGTCAGCCGAGAGGATAGCCGACATGGAGCGCATACTTGCGCAGACCACGCTCCCGATACGCAAGCTCAACGACGAGATGGGCATCGCAGTTCCTGTTGCGCAGCCACGCTCGTACGGCGGCGGAGGATACCGCAACAGGCAGTCATACGGCGGCGGTTATGGAAGCCGCGGCTATGGCGGAGGTGGAGGGTACGGTGGCGGCGGTTATGGTGGTAATAGGGGCTACGGTGGCGGCGGTCGCGGAGGAGGCTATGGCGGCGGAAGGCGCGGCGGTTATGGTGGACAGCGCCGGGGCGGCTATGGCGGCGGAAGGCGCGGCGGGTACGGCCGCAGCAACTACGGCGGATACTGA
- a CDS encoding ribbon-helix-helix domain-containing protein has product MMARALVTLPDNLMEIVDSLKGTMGEGRSDIIRAIVTSWMSEKGYLRGDKNE; this is encoded by the coding sequence ATGATGGCGAGGGCTTTAGTGACACTCCCCGATAACTTGATGGAGATTGTCGATAGCCTGAAAGGTACGATGGGAGAGGGCAGGTCAGACATAATTAGGGCGATAGTTACTTCATGGATGTCTGAGAAGGGATACCTGAGGGGAGACAAGAATGAGTAA
- a CDS encoding IS6 family transposase, whose amino-acid sequence MSNTTASTTEQSENVRCKYCMSYKVVKDGKVHGQQVYRCRNCSHRFYNNGQPSKMKVKKHVIVAALNLYFDGLSVRKVQNQLAQLMGEKVDSSTIYRWIVKYSALVSKFCEEKMNPETSGKWHEDETMIKCEGRNVWFWEMIDEETKFLVGSHLGGERTIEETMKIFESANRITKERPKVIFVDGSNSYDRAFNKVYYSRYKANRVELVKRVGIQARTTNNVVERVHGTLKDRLRPMRGLKNEKASKILLDGYVVNYNYVRKHQTIKKTPAQAAGIQITNGWSELIDKATQDQALEHGGERKPEEQVVEVKA is encoded by the coding sequence GTGAGCAACACAACCGCAAGCACGACAGAACAAAGCGAAAATGTCCGATGCAAATATTGCATGTCCTACAAGGTAGTAAAAGACGGCAAGGTACACGGCCAGCAGGTCTACAGGTGCAGAAACTGCTCACACCGCTTTTACAACAACGGACAGCCTAGCAAGATGAAGGTAAAGAAGCACGTCATTGTTGCAGCCCTTAACCTATATTTCGATGGCCTGTCAGTCCGAAAGGTGCAGAACCAGCTTGCGCAATTGATGGGAGAAAAAGTTGACTCTTCGACAATCTATCGCTGGATTGTCAAGTACTCTGCTCTAGTCAGCAAGTTCTGCGAAGAGAAGATGAACCCAGAGACATCAGGCAAGTGGCACGAAGATGAAACCATGATAAAGTGCGAGGGTAGAAACGTCTGGTTCTGGGAAATGATAGACGAAGAGACAAAATTCCTAGTTGGCTCACACCTAGGCGGCGAGCGCACAATCGAAGAGACAATGAAGATATTTGAAAGTGCAAACAGGATAACAAAAGAAAGGCCAAAAGTAATCTTTGTGGATGGTAGCAACAGCTATGACAGAGCGTTCAACAAGGTCTACTACAGCAGGTACAAGGCTAACCGCGTCGAGCTTGTCAAGCGTGTTGGCATTCAGGCAAGGACAACCAACAACGTCGTAGAGCGTGTACATGGAACGTTGAAAGACAGGCTGCGTCCTATGCGTGGACTAAAGAACGAAAAGGCATCTAAGATACTGCTTGACGGCTACGTTGTAAATTACAACTATGTCAGAAAGCACCAAACGATAAAGAAAACACCCGCGCAGGCGGCAGGCATCCAGATAACTAACGGCTGGTCAGAGCTGATAGACAAGGCGACTCAGGATCAGGCGTTGGAGCATGGCGGCGAACGAAAGCCTGAAGAGCAGGTTGTTGAGGTGAAGGCATGA